The following are from one region of the Bufo gargarizans isolate SCDJY-AF-19 unplaced genomic scaffold, ASM1485885v1 fragScaff_scaffold_350_pilon, whole genome shotgun sequence genome:
- the LOC122922431 gene encoding claudin-4-like, whose product MASTGLQILGMALALIGWVGAIITCALPMWKVTAFIGNNIVVAQVIWEGLWMNCIVQSTGQMQCKVYDSMLALPQDLQAARALTIISILVAILAVLIGIVGAKCTNCVEEENTKARVSLVSGVIFLVAGILMLIPVCWSANTIIRDFYNPLVVEAQKRELGASLYIGWAGSALMLLGGGLLCCSCPRKSDVPYTARYTAAPSQARSDYPSKNYV is encoded by the coding sequence ATGGCTTCCACTGGACTCCAGATCCTGGGCATGGCGTTGGCCCTGATTGGCTGGGTTGGTGCCATCATCACCTGCGCGCTGCCCATGTGGAAGGTGACGGCGTTCATCGGCAATAACATTGTGGTGGCGCAGGTCATCTGGGAAGGACTGTGGATGAACTGCATTGTGCAGAGCACCGGACAGATGCAATGTAAGGTCTACGACTCCATGCTGGCGCTCCCCCAGGACCTGCAGGCCGCCCGTGCCCTCACCATCATCTCCATCCTGGTGGCCATCTTGGCTGTTCTGATTGGCATTGTGGGAGCTAAGTGTACCAACTGCGTGGAGGAGGAGAACACCAAGGCGCGGGTCAGCCTGGTGTCCGGCGTGATCTTCCTGGTGGCCGGCATCCTCATGTTGATCCCTGTGTGTTGGTCGGCGAACACCATCATCCGTGACTTCTACAACCCGCTGGTGGTGGAGGCGCAGAAGCGGGAGTTGGGGGCTTCTCTCTACATTGGGTGGGCAGGTTCTGCCCTCATGCTGCTTGGTGGTGGTCTTCTCTGCTGCTCCTGTCCCAGGAAGTCTGACGTCCCGTACACCGCCCGCTATACGGCGGCCCCATCCCAGGCCCGCAGCGACTACCCCAGCAAGAACTACGTGTGA